A genome region from Verrucomicrobiota bacterium includes the following:
- a CDS encoding PD40 domain-containing protein, translated as MKNNWAISLNFILCGSLHASDAGKDWGVEHESHLDPVTNVRVWEMAKGPAASDNLYYHFSNFTADNRYLIFASERTGTSQLFRAEIETGRIIQLTDGPSVGARTACPDHTNARRLYYLVGPVVIALDILDFKERKVGEIPKPHVGRFQQPTLSGDGKMMALTKQRDAANWEIGLLNTETGDYRTIITQGFRIGHVQHSPTDPLIFYVWETGGYAPQRSWIVNEDGTGNRPFYARTDPKTWFTPLKEWLTHEAWVKDTGDMTMINDRVGVMLVKKDGTARMIREGHYWHAAARPDGKFLVLDDNQGRLWLMETATGNTRLLATGIYDTVRTVHAHASFDRLGRYVQFHTGRTHETIALIDLNELPPLKWTK; from the coding sequence ATGAAAAACAATTGGGCCATCAGCTTGAATTTCATCTTGTGCGGATCGCTACACGCCAGCGACGCTGGCAAAGATTGGGGCGTCGAACACGAATCGCACCTCGACCCCGTCACCAATGTCCGCGTCTGGGAGATGGCCAAAGGCCCGGCGGCCAGCGACAACCTCTACTATCACTTCTCCAACTTCACCGCTGACAACCGTTACTTGATTTTCGCTTCCGAACGGACGGGAACAAGCCAGCTCTTTCGCGCTGAGATCGAAACGGGTCGCATCATTCAGCTCACCGACGGCCCCTCCGTCGGTGCCCGCACCGCCTGTCCGGATCATACGAATGCCCGACGTTTGTATTACTTGGTCGGACCAGTAGTCATCGCTTTGGACATCCTTGATTTCAAAGAGCGCAAGGTGGGAGAGATTCCCAAACCTCACGTCGGTCGATTTCAGCAACCCACGTTGAGCGGTGATGGCAAAATGATGGCCCTCACCAAGCAACGAGACGCAGCCAATTGGGAGATCGGCCTCCTGAATACAGAAACCGGCGACTACCGCACCATCATCACCCAAGGGTTTCGCATCGGCCACGTGCAACACAGCCCGACTGATCCTCTCATCTTTTATGTTTGGGAAACCGGCGGCTACGCACCGCAACGTTCCTGGATTGTCAACGAAGACGGCACCGGCAACCGTCCCTTTTACGCCCGCACTGATCCCAAGACCTGGTTCACGCCGCTGAAGGAATGGCTCACGCATGAAGCCTGGGTGAAGGACACCGGCGACATGACCATGATCAACGACAGGGTGGGCGTCATGCTCGTCAAGAAGGATGGCACGGCGCGCATGATTCGCGAAGGCCATTACTGGCACGCAGCCGCCCGGCCCGATGGAAAATTTCTGGTGCTCGACGACAACCAAGGTCGTCTCTGGTTGATGGAAACCGCCACTGGCAACACCCGCCTCCTCGCCACCGGTATCTATGACACCGTCCGCACAGTTCACGCCCACGCCTCCTTCGACCGGCTCGGACGCTACGTGCAATTTCACACCGGACGCACCCACGAAACCATCGCCCTCATCGACCTGAACGAACTGCCTCCGCTCAAGTGGACGAAATAA
- a CDS encoding tetratricopeptide repeat protein — MKVTVSDRYAARKAGAVTFNKDVAPILFQRCAICHSPGQAAPFNLLGYADVKKRSKQIAEVVQKRYMPPWLPERGSVEFVNDLSLTDDQIRLIGQWEAQGAPEGAASDLPPLPKLAEGWQLGTPDLVVKVPQPYTLAAEGKDVFHNLVVPIPVSERKYIKGVEFQPGNRKVVHHVLIKVDSTPVCRLRAAKQIPPGFDGMLVPETAQMPDGYFLSWAPGKVPQPSLPGMAWTLQPGTDLALQMHLRPSGKAELVQPSVAFYFTEDPPTNSPLLMNLEALCIDIPAGTKDYTVEDHYTLPVDVTLLGIGAHAHYLGKRVEGYARLPDGSKKELLLIKDWDFNWQSDFRYAKPIALPKGATLTMHWVYDNSVENVRNPNQPPKRVRRGPQTTDEMSQLWIQFLLRNSTERRLFQRDYNEHVARVFLDCNESLVAENPNDAKAHTMAGRANLYFGEVSKALEHFLAAVKADPKYDRAYYELGSIYLRQKRLAEARAAFENVTRSNPDDYEAEGSLGIISLRQGDLEQAEAHFKAALRINPDDKLASNYLSRVLDAKTRLKN, encoded by the coding sequence GTGAAGGTAACTGTCTCCGACCGATACGCGGCTCGCAAAGCAGGCGCGGTGACGTTCAACAAAGATGTCGCCCCGATCCTTTTCCAACGTTGCGCAATTTGTCATAGTCCGGGTCAGGCCGCGCCCTTCAACTTGCTCGGTTATGCCGATGTCAAAAAGCGATCCAAACAAATCGCCGAGGTCGTACAGAAACGGTACATGCCACCGTGGTTGCCGGAAAGGGGATCCGTGGAATTTGTCAATGACCTGAGCCTGACAGACGACCAGATCCGCCTCATCGGCCAATGGGAGGCGCAAGGCGCTCCGGAGGGGGCGGCATCAGATTTGCCGCCGCTGCCCAAGTTGGCCGAAGGCTGGCAACTGGGCACGCCCGACCTGGTGGTGAAGGTGCCGCAACCCTATACGTTGGCGGCGGAAGGCAAGGATGTTTTTCATAACCTGGTGGTCCCGATTCCCGTCTCGGAGCGAAAATATATCAAGGGGGTCGAGTTTCAGCCCGGCAACCGAAAGGTCGTCCACCATGTGTTGATCAAGGTGGATTCCACACCCGTCTGTCGCCTGCGCGCCGCGAAACAAATTCCTCCCGGGTTCGATGGAATGTTAGTTCCCGAAACCGCCCAGATGCCCGACGGTTATTTCCTGAGCTGGGCACCCGGTAAGGTCCCACAACCGTCGCTGCCGGGTATGGCGTGGACTTTGCAACCGGGGACGGACCTGGCACTGCAGATGCACCTTCGCCCCAGTGGGAAAGCCGAACTGGTGCAGCCATCGGTTGCGTTTTACTTCACCGAGGACCCGCCGACCAATTCGCCGCTGCTGATGAATCTCGAGGCGCTGTGCATCGACATTCCTGCTGGGACGAAAGATTACACTGTTGAAGATCATTACACTTTGCCTGTCGATGTGACTCTGCTGGGGATCGGCGCGCATGCGCACTATCTCGGGAAGCGAGTGGAAGGGTACGCCCGGTTGCCCGATGGCAGCAAAAAGGAGCTGCTCTTGATCAAAGACTGGGATTTTAACTGGCAGAGCGATTTTCGCTATGCCAAGCCGATCGCTTTGCCCAAAGGAGCCACGCTGACGATGCACTGGGTCTATGATAATTCTGTGGAGAACGTCCGCAATCCCAATCAACCGCCCAAGCGCGTCCGACGCGGCCCACAAACGACGGATGAGATGAGTCAACTCTGGATTCAGTTCCTGCTTCGCAATTCAACGGAACGACGATTGTTCCAGCGCGATTACAACGAGCATGTTGCCAGGGTTTTTCTCGATTGCAATGAATCGCTCGTGGCAGAAAACCCGAATGACGCTAAAGCGCACACGATGGCGGGCCGAGCGAATCTTTATTTCGGCGAGGTCAGCAAGGCCTTGGAGCATTTTCTGGCGGCGGTAAAGGCCGACCCGAAATACGACCGCGCCTACTACGAACTGGGCTCCATTTATCTGCGCCAGAAGCGACTGGCGGAGGCTCGGGCAGCCTTTGAAAACGTCACCCGGTCCAACCCGGACGATTATGAAGCCGAAGGAAGTTTAGGAATCATTTCTTTACGGCAGGGGGATCTGGAGCAAGCGGAAGCCCATTTCAAAGCCGCGTTGCGGATTAACCCGGATGATAAACTTGCCAGTAATTATCTTAGCCGGGTGCTGGACGCGAAGACGAGGTTGAAGAATTAA
- a CDS encoding tetratricopeptide repeat protein, translating to MKVRHANFLLAFILAIELGSEAQANDAVRKPGTLTFNKDVAPIVFRHCASCHHPGQAAPFNLLTYADVKKRSKQVAEVVEKRYMPPWLPERGLVELAHDRSLSLDQIGVIWQWVAEGAVEGAGADLPTVPKWIDGWQLGTPDLVVKLPQPYTLAAEGKDVYRNVVIPIPISERKYVKGVEFLPGNWKVVHHAFVTVDSTRLSRIRAAKENPPGFDGMQLPETARMPDGQFLGWQPGKVPQMAPEGLAWTLETNTDVVLQLHLHPSGKPEVVQPTIAFYFTRQPPTNSAIRLNLNALRIDIPAGAKDYAVEDKYTLPVDVNLIGIGPHAHYLGKRVEGYAQLPEGTRKDLILIKDWDFNWQGHYLFAKAVFLPKGTTLVMRWTYDNSAENEHNPNHPPKRVKYGPQTTDEMGELWFQVLPRNASDRNLFERDFYGHLGRLTIDYNESLLKENPNNAEAHTKVGRARFYFGQVAEALNHLQSAIKADPNYDKAYYELGSIYLRQNRLAEARLAFENVIRLNADDYEAEGSLGYIYLRNGDLGQAESHIRAALLINPDDKIARKNLDRVLQAKSSLKQSN from the coding sequence ATGAAAGTCCGTCATGCCAACTTTCTCCTGGCCTTCATCCTCGCCATCGAACTTGGTTCAGAAGCGCAGGCGAACGACGCTGTGCGCAAGCCAGGCACGTTGACGTTCAACAAAGACGTTGCGCCCATCGTGTTCCGGCATTGCGCCAGTTGCCATCACCCGGGCCAAGCCGCGCCGTTCAACTTGCTGACGTACGCCGATGTCAAGAAGCGATCCAAACAGGTCGCAGAAGTGGTGGAGAAGCGTTATATGCCGCCCTGGCTGCCAGAACGAGGACTCGTTGAATTGGCCCATGACCGAAGCCTGAGCTTAGATCAGATCGGTGTGATCTGGCAATGGGTGGCGGAAGGAGCTGTAGAAGGCGCCGGTGCGGACTTGCCGACGGTGCCTAAATGGATTGATGGCTGGCAACTGGGCACGCCCGATTTGGTGGTGAAACTGCCGCAACCTTACACGCTGGCGGCGGAAGGCAAGGATGTTTATCGCAATGTTGTGATTCCAATTCCTATTTCGGAGCGGAAATATGTGAAAGGCGTTGAATTCCTTCCGGGCAATTGGAAAGTTGTGCATCACGCCTTCGTCACCGTGGATTCAACACGACTCTCCCGGATCCGCGCCGCCAAGGAGAATCCGCCGGGATTTGACGGGATGCAACTTCCCGAAACGGCCAGAATGCCCGACGGCCAGTTTTTGGGCTGGCAGCCCGGCAAGGTGCCGCAAATGGCGCCGGAAGGTCTGGCCTGGACGTTGGAAACCAATACCGACGTCGTCCTTCAATTGCACCTGCACCCAAGCGGAAAGCCCGAGGTGGTTCAGCCGACCATTGCGTTTTACTTTACCCGGCAGCCGCCCACGAATTCGGCCATTCGTCTCAATCTAAACGCATTGCGCATCGATATCCCCGCCGGGGCAAAAGATTATGCCGTAGAGGACAAATATACTCTGCCGGTCGATGTGAACCTGATTGGAATCGGTCCCCATGCGCATTACCTGGGTAAGAGAGTGGAAGGCTACGCCCAGTTGCCTGAAGGAACGAGAAAGGACCTTATTCTGATCAAGGATTGGGATTTTAACTGGCAGGGCCACTATCTCTTCGCCAAAGCCGTTTTTTTGCCCAAGGGCACGACCCTGGTAATGCGTTGGACGTACGACAACTCTGCTGAAAACGAGCACAACCCGAACCATCCTCCCAAGCGCGTCAAATATGGCCCGCAAACCACCGATGAAATGGGTGAACTTTGGTTTCAGGTTCTGCCACGCAACGCATCCGATCGCAACCTTTTTGAACGCGATTTTTACGGACATTTGGGAAGACTCACCATCGATTACAACGAATCCCTCCTTAAGGAAAATCCGAACAATGCCGAAGCACACACGAAGGTTGGAAGAGCCAGGTTTTATTTTGGCCAGGTGGCGGAGGCTTTGAACCATTTGCAAAGTGCGATCAAGGCCGACCCCAATTACGACAAGGCCTACTACGAACTTGGATCCATTTATTTGCGCCAGAACAGATTGGCCGAAGCCCGGCTGGCGTTTGAGAATGTTATCCGGCTCAACGCGGACGATTACGAGGCCGAGGGCAGCCTCGGATACATCTATTTACGGAATGGCGATCTGGGCCAGGCGGAATCCCATATCAGAGCCGCGTTGCTCATCAATCCGGATGATAAGATCGCCCGTAAAAATCTTGATCGGGTGTTGCAAGCCAAATCGAGTTTGAAGCAGAGCAATTAG
- a CDS encoding DUF1501 domain-containing protein has protein sequence MQTNPSNHHLTDEPPRSRRREEADSQPTPGPASSPRRLQSLPRREFLWRLGGGLGGIAFTHLLSQSGLLADTLPLKPHGDLNGGLHHRAKVKRIVQLFMNGGASQCDTFDYKPELIKRSGEKFDPGERVESTTGTVGNLMKPPWDWKQHGQCGRWVSNVFPHIATCVDDLAFLMAMASKTNVHGPASYMQNTGFVTPGFPCMGAWISYGLGSLSDNLPTFVVLPDPRGLPYNNMGNFSSGFLPVAHQGTIIKPNAPTPIADLFPPPSAKFITKESETDGLALFKKLNREHLAKWPGDSRLDARLASYELAAKMQVSAPEVLDLSGETEATKKLYGMDEKASGDFGRSCLTARRMLERGVRFVQVWSGAGGATGNWDNHGNVEKELPVMANATDKPVAGLVKDLKARGMFEDTLVIWTTEFGRMPFAQSSTGRDHNGGTFVTWLAGAGIKGGVAYGESDEWSWKAASNQTYCYDLHATILHLLGINHEKLTFRHNGSDRRLTDVHGEVIKEILV, from the coding sequence ATGCAAACAAATCCTTCAAATCATCATCTCACCGATGAACCGCCGCGTAGCCGCCGACGTGAGGAGGCGGATTCTCAACCCACACCTGGGCCCGCCTCCTCACCTCGGCGGCTACAATCTTTACCACGCCGCGAATTTCTCTGGCGATTGGGCGGCGGACTCGGCGGCATAGCCTTCACCCATTTGCTCAGCCAGAGCGGGTTGCTGGCGGACACATTGCCGCTCAAACCACATGGTGACCTCAACGGCGGCCTGCATCATCGCGCCAAGGTCAAGCGCATCGTGCAACTCTTCATGAACGGCGGTGCCAGCCAGTGCGACACGTTTGATTACAAACCCGAACTCATCAAACGCAGCGGCGAAAAGTTCGACCCCGGCGAGCGCGTCGAATCCACGACCGGCACCGTCGGCAATCTGATGAAACCTCCGTGGGATTGGAAACAGCACGGCCAGTGCGGCCGCTGGGTGAGCAATGTTTTTCCGCACATCGCCACGTGCGTCGATGACCTCGCGTTTCTCATGGCGATGGCTTCCAAGACCAACGTGCACGGCCCGGCCAGTTACATGCAGAACACCGGCTTTGTCACGCCCGGTTTTCCCTGCATGGGCGCGTGGATTTCCTATGGGCTGGGCAGCTTGAGCGACAACCTGCCGACCTTCGTCGTGCTGCCTGATCCGCGCGGTTTGCCTTACAACAACATGGGCAACTTTTCGTCGGGCTTCCTGCCTGTGGCCCACCAGGGAACCATCATCAAACCGAATGCGCCGACGCCTATCGCTGACTTGTTTCCGCCGCCGTCCGCGAAATTCATCACCAAGGAAAGTGAAACCGACGGTTTGGCGCTGTTCAAGAAACTCAATCGCGAACATCTGGCCAAGTGGCCGGGCGATTCCCGGCTCGATGCGCGCCTCGCCTCCTACGAACTCGCCGCAAAAATGCAGGTCAGCGCGCCGGAAGTGCTCGACCTCTCCGGTGAAACCGAAGCGACAAAGAAACTTTACGGCATGGATGAAAAAGCGAGCGGGGATTTCGGGCGGAGTTGCCTGACTGCGCGGCGGATGCTGGAGCGCGGCGTGCGTTTTGTGCAGGTCTGGAGCGGCGCGGGCGGCGCAACCGGCAATTGGGACAATCACGGCAACGTGGAAAAAGAGCTGCCGGTAATGGCAAACGCAACCGACAAACCGGTCGCCGGTCTCGTGAAAGACCTGAAGGCCCGGGGAATGTTCGAGGACACGCTCGTCATCTGGACGACTGAGTTCGGCCGAATGCCTTTCGCGCAAAGCAGCACGGGCCGCGATCACAACGGTGGCACGTTTGTCACGTGGCTGGCTGGCGCGGGCATCAAAGGCGGCGTAGCCTACGGCGAGAGCGACGAATGGTCATGGAAAGCGGCCTCGAACCAGACTTATTGCTATGATCTCCACGCGACCATCCTCCATCTGCTCGGCATCAATCACGAGAAACTGACGTTCCGCCACAACGGCAGCGACCGCCGGCTTACAGACGTTCACGGAGAGGTGATCAAGGAGATTCTGGTTTAG
- a CDS encoding DUF4091 domain-containing protein, giving the protein MAAAITPLIGRAMEIQWTRMAGQWPVESSPLVGEISQPGKTEILVLNRGGQLMLWSPDGKDIGSGQDGLVAQLPQGRWTTAPTLVDGPTGARLIIASVEGLIVGLDKKFQILWQHKLAGKTGWGRVVPARLQTSSGLAYAFGDGTGTVTCLTPTGVVAWTNALGAGPIEAPLRSFVRGQSEEHLLIAAGSTVLCLDSLGHVRWRCDLGKEIMTPPEVLSLPNRKMILCGNAAGSLFGISPEGQILWECATGDIFNNSIAFLPRANAAPLILCPGLWGNLHAIDVEGRHVWTHLFRAKTRATPLVVDALGDGHPKIFLPTFHQHVYAFDEKGGLADDLRLSGIMPSALTPILDPATGRTDLLVTTTTLLAYRLRPGEPKSPYGKTGVPQQVSLQPPSAGEVREASALQVRNPHGALINVKLSMTDTNDWTRIVSSLAARSAFEIALPSLVRTGAWSLRATAQDAAGHLLDDKSWKLPLSSSIEPKPALPGLLRAWSTPPFGSFEETRLAPFDNETEPGREQEVTLQNLYQDEAEQGAFIIASTRDDAVRCRVTLTNLVRKDGAIFAGANVLRQVIATGSVNGERVPDALPKLGDAGLVTIPPRRSVKIWVSADSRGSAPGNYKGRITISPLNNEAEKFELPLAIEVLNLRLPQEPPLTLCTWDYVPNRWFPTRSKEVLDDMSGHGVNVFPRSTIPAARVDTAGHLTIDWSTLDAELERLHGRGKILFHLNHPPIEFAGKKTDEEKRPVELAYIHALRDHLRERGWGYVDYAFYLLDEPGLDYGPNVAILIDAGQLFREADPKLRTYTDPVPGLSWKDFERIEPLVDVWAPNMRLVSGLLSGDPRIKRIMNAKTVWSYECVSQVKSLSPLRYNRANAWRAKFFGLSGIGFWTHSTTEVDHWFAGKTVNDEYALVYPGELPVPSVRWEAVRDGLEDVAAITLLEHAIEQHRKAGTNHEQVKQAEEELRIALRDIMELSDEAFVESRDYLRAGDRVLGHTWTDLETLRRHRSEIARLTLALTKPESP; this is encoded by the coding sequence TTGGCTGCAGCCATTACTCCCCTCATTGGCCGCGCGATGGAAATCCAGTGGACGCGCATGGCTGGACAATGGCCCGTGGAATCGTCGCCGCTCGTTGGCGAAATCAGCCAGCCTGGCAAAACTGAAATCCTCGTTCTCAATCGTGGTGGGCAACTTATGCTCTGGTCACCGGACGGCAAAGACATCGGCTCAGGTCAGGATGGTCTTGTCGCACAGTTACCACAAGGTCGCTGGACCACCGCCCCGACCCTCGTTGACGGACCGACGGGCGCGCGACTGATAATCGCGAGCGTGGAAGGTTTGATCGTCGGACTGGATAAGAAGTTTCAAATACTCTGGCAACACAAACTGGCTGGCAAAACCGGCTGGGGCCGGGTGGTACCCGCGCGTTTGCAAACCAGTTCGGGGCTGGCCTACGCCTTCGGTGACGGGACGGGCACCGTGACGTGTCTCACGCCGACGGGCGTCGTTGCTTGGACGAACGCGCTCGGCGCGGGACCAATAGAAGCGCCGCTGCGGAGCTTCGTTCGCGGTCAAAGTGAAGAACACCTCCTCATCGCCGCCGGCTCGACGGTGCTCTGCCTCGACAGCCTCGGCCACGTGCGTTGGCGATGCGATCTCGGAAAGGAAATCATGACACCACCGGAGGTTCTCTCCTTGCCCAACCGGAAAATGATCTTGTGCGGAAACGCAGCCGGATCGCTGTTCGGCATCAGCCCCGAAGGACAAATACTTTGGGAATGTGCCACAGGGGACATCTTCAATAACAGTATCGCATTTCTGCCGCGCGCCAATGCCGCGCCGTTGATTCTTTGCCCTGGATTGTGGGGCAACCTGCACGCCATTGATGTTGAAGGTCGCCACGTCTGGACCCACCTGTTCCGGGCCAAGACCCGTGCAACGCCCTTGGTAGTGGATGCCCTTGGCGACGGTCATCCGAAAATTTTCCTTCCTACCTTTCACCAACACGTCTATGCGTTCGACGAGAAGGGCGGCCTGGCCGACGATCTTCGCCTCTCTGGCATCATGCCTTCAGCCCTCACCCCGATCCTTGATCCCGCCACCGGGCGGACGGATCTGCTGGTAACAACCACCACGTTGCTCGCCTATCGTCTGCGACCCGGCGAGCCAAAATCGCCTTATGGAAAAACCGGCGTCCCGCAACAAGTGAGTTTGCAACCTCCGTCAGCCGGAGAGGTGCGCGAAGCTTCCGCGCTCCAGGTGCGCAACCCGCACGGCGCGCTCATCAACGTCAAGTTGTCGATGACGGACACGAATGACTGGACACGCATCGTAAGCAGTCTGGCCGCGCGATCAGCGTTTGAAATCGCTCTGCCCAGCCTGGTTCGCACAGGCGCATGGTCACTGCGTGCCACAGCGCAGGACGCTGCCGGACATCTGTTGGACGATAAGTCGTGGAAACTTCCGCTATCTTCTTCTATCGAACCGAAGCCCGCGCTCCCGGGATTACTCCGCGCCTGGTCCACACCGCCGTTTGGCTCGTTTGAAGAAACGAGGCTTGCACCGTTCGACAACGAGACCGAACCGGGCCGCGAACAGGAAGTCACTCTACAAAACCTGTATCAGGACGAAGCTGAGCAAGGAGCTTTCATCATCGCTTCGACGCGGGACGACGCCGTCCGATGCAGGGTCACACTCACCAATTTGGTGCGCAAAGACGGCGCAATTTTTGCCGGAGCGAATGTCTTGCGCCAGGTGATTGCCACCGGTTCGGTGAATGGCGAGCGTGTACCGGACGCATTGCCGAAGTTGGGTGATGCCGGTCTGGTGACGATTCCGCCCCGTCGCTCCGTGAAAATCTGGGTGAGCGCGGATAGCCGCGGCTCGGCGCCGGGAAACTACAAGGGACGCATCACCATCTCCCCGTTGAATAATGAGGCAGAGAAATTCGAACTGCCGCTGGCCATCGAAGTTCTGAACCTGCGTCTGCCCCAGGAGCCTCCGCTGACCTTGTGCACTTGGGACTACGTTCCGAACCGCTGGTTTCCCACGCGCTCCAAAGAGGTGCTCGACGACATGTCGGGGCACGGCGTGAACGTGTTTCCCCGTTCGACGATCCCGGCCGCCCGCGTGGATACCGCAGGCCATCTGACGATCGACTGGTCAACCCTCGATGCAGAACTGGAGCGATTGCACGGACGCGGAAAGATTTTGTTTCATTTGAATCATCCGCCCATCGAATTCGCCGGAAAGAAAACCGACGAAGAGAAACGGCCCGTCGAACTCGCCTACATCCACGCGTTGCGCGATCATCTGCGCGAGCGCGGCTGGGGTTACGTGGATTACGCCTTCTACCTGCTCGATGAACCGGGTCTCGATTACGGCCCGAACGTCGCGATACTGATTGACGCGGGCCAACTCTTCCGCGAAGCCGACCCGAAACTACGCACCTACACCGATCCCGTACCCGGGTTGTCCTGGAAGGATTTTGAGCGCATCGAACCGCTGGTTGATGTCTGGGCGCCGAATATGCGTTTGGTTTCCGGTTTGCTCTCCGGCGATCCGCGCATCAAACGCATCATGAATGCGAAGACCGTCTGGTCGTACGAATGCGTCTCACAGGTCAAGTCCCTCTCGCCGCTGCGTTACAATCGCGCCAACGCGTGGCGGGCGAAATTCTTCGGCCTGAGCGGAATCGGTTTCTGGACGCACAGCACCACGGAAGTGGACCATTGGTTCGCAGGCAAAACCGTCAACGACGAGTACGCGCTGGTTTATCCCGGGGAACTCCCAGTGCCGAGCGTGCGTTGGGAAGCCGTTCGCGACGGGCTGGAAGACGTGGCCGCCATTACCTTGCTTGAACACGCAATCGAGCAACACCGCAAAGCGGGAACAAATCACGAACAGGTGAAGCAGGCCGAGGAAGAACTGCGAATTGCGTTGCGCGACATCATGGAACTCTCAGACGAAGCCTTTGTGGAAAGCCGTGATTACCTGCGCGCGGGTGATCGCGTTCTTGGCCACACGTGGACCGACCTCGAAACCTTACGCCGTCATCGCTCTGAAATCGCCCGGCTGACGCTGGCGCTGACTAAACCAGAATCTCCTTGA